In Cotesia glomerata isolate CgM1 linkage group LG3, MPM_Cglom_v2.3, whole genome shotgun sequence, one genomic interval encodes:
- the LOC123261511 gene encoding HEAT repeat-containing protein 5B isoform X3 encodes MMELSHSLTLNEDALNQIPEAKRPVFVFEWLRFLDKVLVAAQKNDIKGCQQKLVEQLSRHMQSAPGPPTRRLIARCLATLFSVGDTFLLFDTVNKCNDILKNKDDSPSFLPTKLAAICCVGAMYEKLGRMMGRSYEETVQILIKSLRSAESQVRIEIMHTLEKVCAGMGSAIINVHKEISKVARSYLIDRSMAVRCSAAKCLLEMLNHAPFLYTNEIEAMATLCFRAFEGSNYEVRCSVAKLLGTLCAMTQLPAPKPKNPMTSQAKNSKSISLEEVLNLLMGGFPRGGVGFLKGTGEIIKGNSSVNKEIRVGVTHAYVIFVQILGGTWLERNIGVFVVHVLDLVANSKAANSHIDAVYCRKCINFILRGTVGKLLGEGAQAAACKEIAHIILKEMNSIDFNPENAKDFNQETLYSQHLLVCALQEIGNLILSLGTTASNLITDQSLCLIDTIMAVLVHPCLAARLAASWCLRCICVAVPSQITPLIDKCIDGIENMRSSPEAIAGYSSALAAVLGSVRLSPLGVPHTKGKIIFNTAEELLRCAAQNSRLSLNRTQAGWLLIGAIMTLGTAVVKGLLPRMLLLWRNVFPRSAKELESEKARGDEFTWHVTLEGRAGALSAMYSFLLHCPELVNDDIIRRLLTPIESALAMLINISPVIKNYSQLKVPSAMVRLRLYETLLLLPPQTFEGSYTHLLRMLVSEFTLAENSGNTTTSLLRIVCHASDSVILGTWLQETEHRTIEDQMEPNRRADVEHLQPNSAAGSGALEHNICSLYRPVSPNETIPGPLPLGVAVIDSSVSLFGQIFPRVANKHRLQMLDHFGECIKHAKSSRQEAIQMNVFTAVLSGLKGLNETKTGFGQEDVKKSATNLIVGTLVSNNSILRWAAGEAVGRMAQVISDPKYTAKLAQMSFDRLKSARDVVTRTGHSLALGCLHRYVGGMGSSQHLNTSVSILLALAQDNTSPVVQVWALHALALIADSGGPMFRGYVEPTLSLILMLLLNVSHSHIDVHQCIGKVLSALITTIGPELQGNTSSICTARQSFLCACAIMQDHQDPLVQAEATGCLQQLHLFAPRHVNLSSLVPTLCRTLSSNHLLLRKAAISCLRQLAQREAKEVCEHAMSLANESRDTNIVEGLTITETGLPGVLFSLLDIETDSGLIKDIHDILTSMLQMLAANNLSLWIALCKDVLTVASEASTCEEISIISNEDSLVGNDSADAEGDDDQAEFHADESKLRPSVSPRWPTRVFAAQCVRRIITTCINNNNKQAHFDLSVAKEFQQVKGRGDYLVLHLSDLVRMAFIAATSDCDPLRLEGLKTLQEIIEKFAKVPEPEFPGHLLLEQFQAQVGAALRPAFSPETPSHVTAAACEACSAWIGSGVARDLNDLRRVHQLLVSSLEKLRDGHTRPQLYNESLLTLERLAILKAWAEVYVVAMINNGSTPNIRNSSLRNISKTENTDNDDFGQFEFQNESLLSLVQPELLSLSQYWLAALRDHALLLLPPEFASQLPHEGGAFYTTDTMESARPYYIKSWSPILHAAALWLNTKGFDLNQMTVDNIPTPNNNCNSYNNNNNNNNNNNNNNNNNNNNDNNNPSDNNINNSKSNTSIEHFHLLFGICMEALCSSRSSESPQNIKICLSALFTLLDSMWVRKILTADISLPIELCNVLHRLLLTQDNCIIQMMTMEVLKQIVKAVEENLEEKKLIELKKLVPANSEAINREELELLGEGGETGELKPGKSFIFAVLEICLCVLVRQLPALNPNPEGTTAILLQKSYVASEENGKLITLTLSIMETLPSLCSPQGALSILPTLLYLATGIIRETGVRVDNQNTRTASEASVHASLHCLKSFITNKYSTYTGSQKQWMELLQSALAKIIDLAKSGNDETKMDEVTMMLGIAVFVLHAVPEVVSAPNIQFPCINHFRQAIQSTNTLVRLKCVQTLKTIFIHPEKSISTPYIHTLAPRLVEYLYSDQSKQVENDLELSFTIECISTIEALITLADSKTRIQMLTLLVPILINYLLEEDKLLQGNQWQISLHQQSFQWLNKIGPKYPQEFKTLMSQSTELKTKLENAVHLSHQQAQRHSKQPETIKPLFTKIVTPSIKLKTDFSNFN; translated from the exons ATGATGGAGTTGAGTCATAGTTTAACATTAAATGAGGATGCATTAAATCAAATTCCTGAAGCCAAACGACCAGTCTTTGTATTTGAATGGTTACGATTTTTAGATAAAGTTTTAGTCGCCGCacaaaaa aatgacATCAAAGGTTGTCAACAAAAATTAGTCGAACAATTAAGCAGACATATGCAAAGTGCACCAGGTCCACCAACACGAAGACTAATAGCTCGATGTCTTGCAACATTGTTTAGTGTTGGAGATACATTTCTGCTATTTGACACCGTAAACAAATGTAAtgacatcttaaaaaataaagatgatTCTCCAAGTTTTCTTCCTACAAAATT agcTGCTATATGTTGTGTTGGAGCTATGTACGAAAAATTAGGACGTATGATGGGTAGATCGTATGAAGAAACAGTtcaaattcttataaaatcactACGATCAGCTGAATCTCAAGTAAGGATTGAAATAATGCATACATTAGAAAAAGTATGTGCTGGTATGGGTTCAGCAATAATAAATGTGCATAAAGAAATATCTAAAGTGGCTCGAAGTTATCTAATAGACAGATCAATGGCTGTTAGATGTTCTGCCGCAAAATGTCTTTTGGAAATGCTAAATCACGCTCCGTTTCTTTATACTAATGAAATTGAGGCTATGGCAACATTATGCTTTCGAGCATTTGAAGGTTCTAATTATGAAGTACGGTGTTCTGTGGCTAAATTATTAGGTACTTTATGTGCAATGACACAGCTTCCAGCTCCAAAGCCAAAAAATCCAATGACTTCTCAAGCTAAAAATAGTAAATCGATATCACTTGaggaagttttaaatttattaatgggCGGATTTCCGCGAGGTGGAGTTGGATTTCTGAAAGGAACTGGAGAAATTATAAAAGGCAATTCAAGTGTTAATAAAGAAATTCGTGTTGGCGTGACACATGCTTACGTTATTTTCGTACAAATATTAGGCGGAACATGGTTGGAAAGAAATATTGGAGTATTTGTTGTACATGTCCTTGATCTTGTAGCAAATTCAAAAGCTGCAAATTCTCATATAGATGCTGTTTATTGTAGAAAGTGTATCAATTTTATTCTTCGAGGTACTGTCGGAAAACTTTTAGGAGAAGGAGCTCAAGCAGCAGCGTGTAAAGAAATAGctcatattattttaaaggAAATGAACTCTATTGATTTTAATCCGGAAAACGCTAAAGACTTTAATCAAGAAACACTCTACAGTCAACATTTATTGGTTTGTGCATTACAAGAAATAGGTAATTTAATCCTCAGTCTTGGAACAACGGCATCAAATTTAATCACAGATCAATCTCTGTGTCTTATTGATACAATAATGGCAGTGTTAGTCCATCCATGTCTAGCAGCACGATTAGCAGCCTCATGGTGTCTTCGTTGTATTTGTGTTGCTGTACCAAGTCAAATTACACCGTTGATTGATAAATGCATTGACGGTATTGAAAATATGAGAAGTTCACCGGAGGCTATTGCTGGATACAGTAGTGCTCTTGCTGCAGTATTAGGTAGTGTGAGATTATCTCCATTAGGAGTACCTCATACTAaaggaaaaattatattcaacaCTGCTGAAGAGTTATTAAGATGTGCTGCTCAAAATAGCCGATTATCTCTTAATAGAACTCAAGCTGGTTGGTTATTGATTGGAGCTATTATGACTTTAGGCACTGCTGTTGTTAAAGGCTTACTACCAAGGATGCTTTTATTATGGCGAAATGTTTTTCCGAGATCTGCTAAGGAATTGGAAAGTGAGAAAGCTCGAGGAGATGAGTTTACTTGGCATGTTACTTTGGAAGGTCGTGCAGGTGCACTTTCAGCTATGTACAGTTTTTTATTACACTGTCCTGAACTAGTAAATGATGATATTATTCGTAGACTACTTACACCAATAGAATCTGCACTTGCAATGCTTATTAACATTTCAccagttataaaaaattatagtcaACTAAAAGTACCATCAGCAATGGTTCGTCTTCGATTATATGAAACATTATTACTCTTACCACCCCAAACCTTTGAGGGTTCATACACTCATTTACTTAGAATGTTGGTTTCCGAATTTACATTAGCAGAAAATTCAGGAAACACTACAACATCACTACTACGGATCGTGTGTCATGCCAGCGATTCTGTAATTTTAGGAACTTGGCTTCAAGAAACAGAACATCGTACCATTGAAGATCag ATGGAACCTAATCGAAGAGCAGATGTAGAACAC ttacagCCTAACAGCGCTGCCGGTTCTGGAGCTCTCGAACACAATATATGTTCTTTATATCGGCCTGTATCACCT AATGAAACAATTCCTGGGCCACTTCCACTTGGCGTTGCAGTGATTGATTCATCAGTATCATTATTTGGCCAAATATTTCCTCGAGTTGCTAATAAGCATCGTTTACAAATGTTAGATCATTTTGGAGAATGTATCAAGCATGCTAAATCTAGCCGCCAAGAAGCTATACAAATGAATGTATTTACAGCAGTGTTAAGTGGTTTGAAAGGGCTTAACGAAACAAAAACTGGATTTGGACAAGAAGATGTCAAGAAATCAGcaacaaatttaattgtcGGTACACTCGTTagcaataattcaattttacgATGGGCGGCTGGGGAAGCCGTTGGACGTATGGCTCAAGTAATTTCAGACCCAAAATACACAGCAAAATTAGCTCAAATGAGTTTCGATCGTTTAAAATCTGCCCGAGATGTTGTTACTAGAACTGGCCACTCCTTAGCATTAGGTTGCTTACATAGATACGTAGGAGGAATGGGATCAAGTCAACATCTAAATACTAGTGTTAGTATTCTTCTCGCTCTTGCTCAAGATAATACATCTCCAGTAGTCCAGGTATGGGCTTTACACGCTTTAGCACTTATTGCAGACTCTGGAGGCCCAATGTTTCGCGGTTATGTTGAGCCTACTTTGTCTTTAATATTgatgttattattaaatgtgTCACATTCACATATCGATGTTCATCAATGCATTGGAAAAGTTTTGTCTGCTTTAATAACAACTATCGGGCCTGAACTTCAAGGCAATACATCATCTATTTGTACAGCTCGACAATCTTTTCTTTGTGCTTGTGCAATAATGCAAGATCATCAAGATCCTTTAGTTCAAGCAGAGGCAACTGGATGTCTTCAACAGTTGCACTTATTTGCCCCACGTCATGTAAATTTATCTTCTCTTGTGCCAACTTTATGCCGTACATTATCAAGCAATCATTTACTCCTTCGTAAAGCAGCAATATCGTGTTTGAGACAACTTGCTCAGCGAGAAGCTAAGGAAGTATGTGAACACGCGATGAGTTTAGCAAACGAAAGTAGAGATACAAATATTGTTGAAGGTTTAACAATAACCGAGACAGGTCTTCCGGGAGTTCTTTTTAGTTTACTAGACATTGAAACTGATAGTGGACTCATTAAAGATATACACGATATTTTAACAAGTATGCTACAAATGTTAGCGGCTAATAATCTCTCTCTTTGGATAGCTCTTTGCAAAGACGTACTTACAGTAGCATCAGAAGCTAGTACATGTGaagaaatatcaataatatctAATGAAGATAGCCTTGTAGGTAATGACAGTGCTGATGCAGAAGGTGATGATGACCAAGCGGAGTTTCATGCCGATGAATCTAAATTGCGCCCTAGTGTATCTCCAAGGTGGCCAACGCGTGTTTTTGCTGCTCAGTGTGTCCGTCGTATTATAACCActtgtataaataataataataaacaagcACATTTCGACTTATCAGTCGCTAAAGAATTTCAGCAAGTAAAAGGTCGAGGTGATTATCTAGTTTTACATCTATCTGATCTTGTACGAATGGCTTTTATTGCTGCAACAAGTGATTGTGATCCATTACGTTTGGAGGGATTGAAAACTCTtcaagaaattattgaaaagttTGCTAAAGTACCTGAACCTGAATTCCCGGGACATTTACTTCTAGAGCAATTTCAGGCGCAAGTAGGAGCTGCTTTAAGACCAGCATTTTCTCCAGAGACACCATCTCATGTAACCGCTGCCGCTTGTGAAGCTTGTAGTGCTTGGATAGGCAGTGGAGTAGCTCGGGATCTTAATGATCTTCGACGTGTTCACCAATTGCTTGTTTCATCATTAGAAAAACTACGTGATGGCCATACACGTCCGCAGTTATATAATGAAAGTCTTCTAACTTTAGAAAGATTGGCTATTCTTAAAGCATGGGCTGAAGTATATGTTGTAGCGATGATAAACAACGGTTCTACTCCAAATATACGTAATTCATCGTTAAGAAATATTAGTAAAACAGAAAATACAGATAATGATGATTTTGGtcaatttgaatttcaaaatgaGAGTCTCTTGAGTTTAGTACAACCTGAATTATTGAGTTTAAGTCAATATTGGCTTGCAGCATTACGTGATCATGCTTTACTCTTATTACCACCAGAATTTGCAAGTCAATTACCTCACGAAGGAGGTGCATTTTACACAACAGATACAATGGAATCTGCAAGGccttattatattaaatcatGGTCACCTATTCTTCATGCTGCTGCTTTGTGGTTAAATACAAAAGGATTTGATTTGAATCAAATGACGGTCGATAATATTCCAACGCCTAATAATAATTGCAACAGct acaacaacaacaacaacaacaacaataataataataataacaataataataataataacaatgacaataataatccttcagataataatattaataattccaaaTCAAATACTAGTATCGAACATTTTCATCTTCTTTTCGGTATTTGTATGGAAGCACTATGTAGTTCACGTTCTTCTGAGTCTccacaaaatataaaaatctgTCTCAGCGCCCTATTTACTTTATTAGACTCCATGTgggttagaaaaattttaactgccGATATTTCACTTCCTATTGAACTTTGTAATGTTCTTCATAGACTTTTATTGACGCAAGACAACTGTATAATTCAAATGATGACAATGGAAGTACTGAAACAAATTGTAAAGGCTGTTGAAGaaaatttagaagaaaaaaaattaatcgaattaaaaaaattggtgcCAGCTAATTCAGAAGCGATAAATCGTGAAGAATTAGAATTATTGGGCGAAGGAGGAGAAACAGGAGAATTGAAGCCAGGcaaatcattcatttttgCAGTTTTAGAAATTTGTCTTTGTGTTTTAGTTCGACAATTACCTGCTTTGAATCCTAATCCTGAAGGAACAACTGCTATTCTATTACAAAAAAGTTACGTTGCTTCTGAAGAAAATGGAAAACTTATTACTTTAACTCTCAGTATTATGGAAACTCTTCCATCTCTTTGCTCACCTCAAGGTGCTCTATCAATTCTTCCAACTCTTCTTTATTTAGCTACTGGTATTATACGAGAAACTGGAGTTCGAgttgataatcaaaataccagAACAGCATCGGAGGCATCTGTTCATGCTTCGTTACATtgtttgaagagtttcatcacaaataaatattcgacGTATACAGGAAGTCAAAAACAGTGGATGGAATTACTTCAAAGTGCTCTTGCTAAAATAATCGATTTAGCTAAATCAGGAAATGATGAGACAAAAATGGATGAAGTTACAATGATGCTTGGTATAGCTGTTTTTGTTCTTCATGCAGTACCAGAAGTTGTTAGCGCACCGAATATACAGTTTCCTTGCATCAATCATTTTAGACAAGCTATTCAGTCTACTAATACTCTG GTGAGGTTAAAATGTGTTCAGACAttgaaaacaatatttatacaTCCAGAAAAAAGTATTAGTACTCCTTATATCCATACTCTTGCACCCAGATtagttgaatatttatatagcGATCAGAGTAAACAAGTTGAAAATGATCTCGAATTGTCTTTTACTATAGAATGTATTAGTACTATTGAAGCTCTCATTACTCTTGCTGATTCTAAAACAc GTATTCAAATGCTGACTCTTCTTGTCccaatattgataaattatctGTTAGAAGAAGATAAATTACTACAAGGGAATCAATGGCAAATAAGTTTACATCAACAGAGTTTTCAATGGCTAAATAAGATTGGTCCAAAGTATCCTCAA gAATTCAAAACTTTGATGTCACAATCCACTGAGTTAAAGACTAAGTTAGAAAATGCAGTGCATTTAAGCCATCAACAAGCACAGAGACACTCAAAGCAACCAGAAACAATAAAACCATTGTTTACGAAAATAGTAACTCcatctataaaattaaaaactgatttttcaaattttaattaa